The following are encoded in a window of Risungbinella massiliensis genomic DNA:
- a CDS encoding N-acetylmannosamine-6-phosphate 2-epimerase produces MVNKEALLQTLNKKLIVSCQALEDEPLHSSYIMSRMAVAAKQGGAAGIRANSKEDIAAMKETVDLPIIGIVKRDYADSPVYITATMKEIEELVSVGTEMIALDATKRIRPNKITLEEFIQQVKTTYPDQLLMADIATLDEAILAQKLGFDVISTTLIGYTEESKGHKLYENDFALLKEILEHVSVPVFAEGNVYTPEAAKRCLELGCHAVVVGGAITRPQQITQRFVHTIES; encoded by the coding sequence GTGGTAAACAAAGAAGCATTACTCCAAACACTAAATAAAAAACTGATCGTATCCTGTCAAGCTTTAGAAGACGAACCTTTGCACAGCTCCTATATCATGAGCAGAATGGCAGTCGCTGCAAAGCAAGGTGGGGCGGCTGGTATACGAGCTAATTCAAAAGAAGACATCGCCGCAATGAAAGAAACAGTCGATCTACCCATCATCGGAATCGTCAAACGCGATTATGCAGACTCTCCTGTCTATATCACTGCTACCATGAAAGAGATAGAGGAGTTGGTATCAGTTGGGACAGAAATGATCGCTCTTGATGCAACCAAACGTATTCGTCCAAATAAAATTACGCTAGAAGAATTCATACAACAAGTAAAAACCACCTATCCAGATCAACTATTGATGGCCGATATCGCCACTTTAGATGAGGCAATCTTAGCCCAGAAACTAGGGTTTGATGTGATCTCTACTACTCTCATCGGCTACACCGAAGAAAGCAAAGGTCACAAATTGTATGAGAATGATTTTGCTCTATTAAAAGAAATATTAGAACATGTATCCGTACCTGTCTTTGCAGAAGGGAATGTTTACACTCCAGAGGCAGCCAAACGTTGTCTTGAACTTGGTTGTCATGCGGTGGTAGTGGGAGGGGCAATCACTCGCCCACAACAAATTACACAGCGATTTGTCCATACTATTGAATCATAA
- a CDS encoding GapA-binding peptide SR1P, which yields MLGIIVCQECEDVLEYIESEKVHVLYAKCTSCHTEKKTEETIS from the coding sequence ATGTTGGGGATTATCGTTTGCCAAGAATGTGAGGATGTTTTAGAGTATATTGAGAGTGAAAAGGTCCATGTTCTCTATGCTAAGTGTACTAGTTGCCATACCGAAAAAAAGACTGAAGAAACAATTAGCTAA
- a CDS encoding site-2 protease family protein yields MDGLESFLAYPLSQLPFVIIALIIALSLHEFAHAYVAYRFGDPTAHQQGRVTLNPLRHLDPIGTLMIFLVGFGWARPVPVNRFYFRKPRLAGVLVSVAGPLTNLVLCFLFMATYQFSPISNSILDQFFQINIFLNVSLFVFNLIPLPPLDGYRIVEDLLPNRYRAKLSEYEMYGVFVFLLLAITPLGNYVFTPLFNTVVPFIIFNMASILS; encoded by the coding sequence TTGGACGGACTAGAAAGTTTCTTAGCTTATCCACTAAGTCAATTACCATTTGTCATTATCGCGCTTATCATCGCTTTATCTTTGCACGAGTTCGCCCATGCTTATGTGGCATACCGTTTTGGAGACCCTACTGCCCATCAACAAGGAAGAGTCACGTTAAATCCCTTACGTCATCTAGATCCAATTGGTACATTGATGATCTTTTTAGTAGGGTTTGGATGGGCTCGTCCTGTTCCAGTAAATCGCTTTTATTTCCGTAAACCTCGATTAGCTGGTGTTCTCGTCTCGGTAGCTGGACCTTTGACCAACCTTGTACTTTGTTTTCTCTTCATGGCAACTTACCAGTTTTCACCAATCTCAAATTCCATCCTAGATCAGTTTTTCCAAATTAATATCTTCCTAAATGTCAGTTTATTCGTTTTTAATCTAATTCCTCTACCTCCATTGGATGGTTACCGCATAGTAGAAGATCTACTCCCAAATCGTTACCGTGCCAAATTGTCTGAGTATGAGATGTATGGCGTCTTTGTATTTCTCTTATTAGCAATTACTCCACTTGGCAACTATGTTTTTACCCCTCTTTTTAATACTGTTGTTCCGTTCATCATATTCAATATGGCTTCCATCCTCTCCTGA
- a CDS encoding DUF1885 family protein has translation MKKSSYIRLVPGAKQTEINLDGLQELLQTYRSRMKKTGEQLQWDYEAAAFPYEIEKHQQDGITYLLLKGKDPSAYYYLVMGTGKEDETGVEYIQIVLPDRATHGDISKANEYAKFLAKEVQGELTMFNDRTMYFQAKR, from the coding sequence GTGAAAAAGAGTTCCTATATACGGTTAGTACCAGGTGCCAAACAAACCGAGATTAATCTCGATGGATTACAAGAATTGCTCCAAACATACCGAAGTCGAATGAAAAAAACGGGCGAACAGTTACAATGGGACTATGAAGCAGCTGCTTTTCCATATGAGATCGAAAAACATCAACAAGACGGAATCACCTATCTCTTGTTAAAAGGAAAAGATCCCTCTGCTTATTATTACCTTGTCATGGGGACGGGAAAAGAGGACGAAACGGGAGTAGAGTACATACAGATCGTTCTTCCAGATCGAGCCACTCATGGCGACATCTCAAAGGCAAATGAATACGCAAAATTCCTTGCCAAAGAAGTACAAGGCGAGTTAACCATGTTTAATGATCGTACCATGTACTTTCAAGCAAAAAGATAA
- a CDS encoding maltose/glucose-specific PTS transporter subunit IIC, whose translation MNNFFEKAQRFGKSFMLPIAVLPAAGLLLGIGGALSNPNTLIAYPFLDVAWLQAIFSIMSSAGNIIFANLAIIFAVGVAVGLARSDKGTAGLAALLGYLVMNATINALLNITGKLAESDQLAQAGQGMILGIQSLETGVFGGAVVGILTYYLHNRYNKIELPQAIGFFGGSRFIPIITSFASILLGAVMYVIWPFIQQAIFGMGGLVETTGYIGTLIYGFVLRLLGPFGLHHIFYLPFWTTGLGGSEIVNGQLVEGTQKIFFAQLADPSVQQFYEGTSRFMSGRFITMMFGLIGAALAIYHTAKPENKKKVFGLMFSAALTSFLTGITEPLEFAFLFVAPFLYVIHAFFDGLAFMMAHIFQITIGQTFSGGFIDFILFGVLQGTAKTNWIYVPIIGVVWFFLYYITFRFLIVKFNVKTPGREDENTSTNTTSSTASTKSSRAEQIVAGLGGKENIKDVDCCATRLRVTVLDGSKVSEEKIKETNPNGVIVRGNGVQVIYGPQVTIIKNEVEEWLGE comes from the coding sequence ATGAATAATTTCTTCGAAAAAGCACAACGCTTTGGAAAATCATTTATGCTTCCTATTGCTGTTTTACCTGCGGCAGGTCTGTTATTGGGAATCGGGGGCGCACTTTCCAATCCGAACACATTAATTGCGTATCCTTTTTTGGATGTTGCATGGCTACAAGCTATCTTTTCTATCATGAGTTCAGCCGGAAATATTATCTTTGCTAACTTAGCTATTATCTTTGCTGTCGGGGTAGCAGTAGGTTTAGCTCGCTCTGATAAAGGAACAGCAGGTTTAGCAGCCTTACTTGGCTATTTGGTTATGAATGCAACGATTAATGCACTATTAAATATAACTGGTAAATTAGCAGAATCAGACCAACTAGCTCAAGCTGGACAAGGAATGATCCTTGGCATTCAATCATTAGAAACAGGGGTATTTGGAGGTGCCGTCGTAGGTATTTTGACCTACTACTTGCACAATCGATATAACAAGATTGAACTTCCCCAAGCAATTGGTTTCTTTGGTGGCTCACGTTTTATTCCGATCATTACCTCGTTTGCCTCGATTCTATTAGGTGCTGTGATGTATGTCATATGGCCATTTATCCAACAAGCTATCTTTGGAATGGGCGGACTGGTTGAAACAACGGGATATATTGGAACCCTCATCTATGGATTTGTATTACGACTGCTTGGTCCTTTTGGATTGCATCATATTTTTTATCTCCCTTTCTGGACTACTGGTCTTGGTGGTTCCGAGATTGTAAACGGTCAACTTGTAGAAGGTACCCAAAAGATCTTCTTTGCACAATTAGCAGATCCTAGTGTCCAACAGTTTTATGAAGGCACTTCTCGATTTATGTCTGGCCGTTTTATTACGATGATGTTTGGTCTGATCGGTGCTGCACTTGCGATCTACCATACTGCCAAACCAGAAAACAAGAAAAAAGTATTTGGACTTATGTTCTCTGCGGCACTTACCTCTTTTTTGACTGGGATTACAGAGCCTCTCGAATTTGCATTCTTATTTGTAGCACCTTTCTTGTATGTGATTCACGCCTTCTTCGATGGACTTGCGTTTATGATGGCTCACATATTCCAGATCACAATCGGTCAAACGTTCTCAGGTGGATTTATTGACTTTATCCTGTTTGGTGTCTTACAAGGTACCGCCAAAACGAATTGGATTTATGTTCCGATCATTGGTGTTGTGTGGTTCTTCTTGTACTACATTACCTTCCGTTTCTTGATCGTAAAATTCAATGTCAAAACACCAGGACGGGAAGACGAGAACACTTCAACCAATACCACTTCTTCCACTGCGTCTACTAAATCTAGCCGTGCTGAGCAGATCGTAGCAGGATTAGGCGGAAAAGAAAACATCAAAGACGTAGACTGTTGCGCTACTCGCCTTCGAGTCACTGTTTTGGATGGAAGCAAAGTCTCCGAAGAGAAAATCAAAGAGACCAATCCAAATGGAGTCATCGTTCGTGGGAATGGTGTTCAAGTAATCTATGGTCCACAAGTCACCATTATTAAAAATGAAGTAGAAGAATGGTTAGGGGAATAA
- a CDS encoding MurR/RpiR family transcriptional regulator: MYATLDSQFILDRIQTNYPLFSAKEKKLADFFLKYRNNSTNMNIGDLAEKTGTSPSTITRFCKKLGCQSFIEFKVLLNSRMLDHQAHQDVMNQVKSYYLETIDSTAMMISLEKLNQVVQSILTAKKICIYGVGNSGLSAMEFKYRLMRMGFIVDAMTDSHMMLMNAALCQKNDLIIAISNSGMTKEITEAAGEAKSRGAHVIAVTNHDHTPLTDVSDTILLTSNTLHLRDAHFFNNQLAIVYVIDLITMQLLEEARLEQKRKETVDVLVKHKKI, encoded by the coding sequence GTGTACGCTACATTGGATTCTCAATTTATACTAGACAGAATTCAGACCAATTACCCGTTATTCTCAGCTAAGGAGAAAAAATTGGCGGATTTCTTTTTAAAGTATAGAAACAACTCGACGAATATGAACATTGGAGATCTGGCCGAAAAAACAGGAACTTCCCCGTCTACTATCACTAGATTTTGTAAAAAATTAGGTTGCCAAAGTTTTATTGAGTTTAAGGTACTGCTCAATAGTAGAATGCTAGATCATCAGGCACATCAAGATGTGATGAACCAAGTCAAGTCCTATTATTTAGAGACGATCGATTCTACTGCCATGATGATCTCGTTAGAGAAGTTAAATCAAGTGGTTCAGTCCATTCTCACAGCTAAGAAAATCTGTATTTATGGAGTGGGAAATTCAGGTCTTTCTGCAATGGAGTTTAAATATCGATTGATGCGGATGGGATTTATCGTTGATGCGATGACGGATTCCCATATGATGCTAATGAATGCAGCTTTGTGCCAAAAAAATGATTTGATCATCGCTATTTCCAATTCAGGAATGACCAAAGAAATCACGGAAGCAGCAGGGGAAGCAAAAAGTCGAGGAGCACATGTGATCGCAGTTACTAATCATGATCATACTCCTTTAACAGATGTTTCGGATACGATTTTACTTACCTCCAATACTCTTCATTTGCGGGATGCTCATTTTTTTAATAATCAATTAGCGATTGTGTATGTAATAGATCTGATCACAATGCAATTGTTAGAAGAAGCTCGATTAGAACAGAAGAGAAAAGAGACCGTGGACGTGTTGGTCAAGCATAAGAAAATATAA